The genomic interval GCCGGTGAGCAGGCAGCCGAATTCGCGGCGACCCAGCAGCACGGCAACACCGAAGCACTGGCTGCCAAGGCAGAGGCACTGATCAAACAGCACCTCTCCCTGCTCGACATCGACGGCACCGAAAACCCGGCGGATATCCGCAACGAACTGGGCATGTCCATGGAAGCCGGCGTCGGTATCTACCGTACCGAAGAGCTGATGCAGGGCACCATCGACAAGATCAACGAGCTGAAGGCCCGTTACAAGAAGGTCAAGATCAACGACAAGTCCTCTGTCTTCAACACCGACCTGCTGTACGCCATCGAACTGGGCTACATGCTGGACGTGGCCGAAGCCATGGCCCATTCCGCCATCAACCGCAAAGAGTCTCGTGGCTCCCACCAGCGTCTGGACGGTTACGAAGAGCGGGATGACGTGAACTACCTCAAGCACTCCCTCTCCTTCTACAACCAGGAAGGCGCCCCGACCATCGATTACTCCGATGTGAAGATCACTAAATCCCAACCGGCAAAACGTGTGTACGGTTCCGAGGGTGAGAAACAAGACGAGGCTAAGAAGAATGGCTGAGATGATCGAAATTGAAATCCTGCGCTACCGTCCCGAGCAGGATAACGAGCCCTGGATGCAGACCTTCCAGGTGCCTTACCTGAAAGAGATGTCCCTGCTGGATGCCCTGCAATACATCAAGGATCAGCTGGACTCCACCCTGAGCTTCCGCTGGTCCTGCCGGATGGCGATCTGCGGCTCCTGCGGCATGATGGTCAACGGCATTCCGAAACTCGGCTGCAAGACCTTCCTGCGGGACTACCTGCCGGGCAAGATGACCATAGAGCCCCTTAACAACTTCCCGATCGAACGCGACCTGGTGGTCGACATGTCCGATTTCATCGAGAAGCTGGAGAGCATCAAGCCCTACATCATCCCGTCCGAGCCGCGCAGCCTGTGCGACGGCGAGTAC from Aeromonas rivipollensis carries:
- a CDS encoding succinate dehydrogenase/fumarate reductase iron-sulfur subunit, whose product is MAEMIEIEILRYRPEQDNEPWMQTFQVPYLKEMSLLDALQYIKDQLDSTLSFRWSCRMAICGSCGMMVNGIPKLGCKTFLRDYLPGKMTIEPLNNFPIERDLVVDMSDFIEKLESIKPYIIPSEPRSLCDGEYTQTPADMAKYHQFSMCINCGLCYAACPQYGINKKFTGPAALALAYRYNADNRDSASKERMKIISQDEGVWGCTFVGYCSEVCPKGVDPAAAIQLGKVESAKDYMIAMFKPD